A portion of the Pseudomonas sp. PSE14 genome contains these proteins:
- a CDS encoding type VI secretion protein, with product MKSTKACLCAVLLAVLGGCSWFGPKVDVDRLTLDVASKANGDSPIAVDFVAVQDADLLKLLSAMSAKQWFSDREQYRRDYQKQLSVWSLELVPGQFMEARDFPLAGKPASGLLVFAGYNTPGAHRMRLDQQPSVWLRFDSREMRLLSAEEH from the coding sequence ATGAAGTCGACGAAAGCCTGCCTCTGTGCTGTGCTCCTGGCAGTTCTCGGAGGCTGTTCCTGGTTCGGTCCGAAGGTCGATGTCGACCGTCTGACCCTCGATGTCGCAAGCAAGGCCAACGGCGATTCGCCCATCGCCGTGGACTTCGTCGCGGTACAGGATGCGGACCTGCTCAAGCTGCTCTCGGCGATGAGCGCCAAGCAGTGGTTCAGCGACCGTGAACAGTACCGCCGCGACTACCAGAAACAGCTTTCCGTGTGGAGCCTGGAGCTGGTGCCGGGGCAGTTCATGGAGGCCCGGGACTTCCCCCTGGCCGGCAAGCCGGCTTCTGGACTTTTGGTCTTTGCCGGCTATAACACTCCCGGCGCCCATCGCATGCGCCTGGATCAGCAGCCCAGCGTATGGCTGCGTTTCGACAGCAGGGAGATGCGCCTGCTGAGTGCCGAGGAGCACTGA
- a CDS encoding Hcp family type VI secretion system effector, with translation MDAILLDLGDDIKGDSLLAGFEDKIEIMSYSHNVAMQVTNDVSNSERTSGKPHIGEFTLTKFVDTATPTLNEYCCAGKAIPTATLTVGRNAAEGDGKVMPFITYTLSNVVLSNVSVSGGAGGKPVETVSLNFTKIKWELTAQKDDGSKEGTAASTWDMAANKLAS, from the coding sequence ATGGATGCGATACTTCTCGACCTGGGCGACGACATCAAGGGCGACAGCCTGCTGGCCGGCTTCGAAGACAAGATCGAAATCATGTCGTACAGCCACAACGTCGCCATGCAGGTGACCAACGACGTCAGCAACTCGGAGCGCACCTCCGGCAAGCCGCACATCGGCGAGTTCACCCTGACCAAGTTCGTCGACACTGCAACCCCGACGCTCAACGAATACTGCTGCGCCGGCAAGGCCATCCCCACCGCGACACTCACCGTCGGCCGCAACGCCGCCGAGGGCGACGGCAAAGTCATGCCCTTCATCACCTACACCCTGAGCAACGTGGTGCTGTCCAACGTCAGCGTCAGCGGCGGCGCGGGTGGCAAGCCGGTGGAGACCGTCTCGCTGAACTTCACCAAGATCAAATGGGAACTCACGGCGCAGAAGGACGACGGCAGCAAGGAAGGCACCGCCGCCTCGACCTGGGACATGGCCGCCAACAAGCTGGCCAGCTAA
- a CDS encoding type VI secretion protein IcmF/TssM N-terminal domain-containing protein, which yields MSGWLVLALLLLLLVLLAAGGFLWLRSKGGEAVRAFYLTVRQMEQDQDVADRYDVPWFLLLGDPLLGERLATDWSLTPAGRPAWFGRWWADQDGAVLAVPQGLFLPEEGAPSSLQPWRRLLSLLLRLRPRRPLDGVIWAVPAERLLDPASLAQESIQLRRRFNDLLQRLGLSLPVYMVVTGLEELGGFAELRAALPVEVRERPLGWASPLQADAAWQGEHLERGFDQVLQALQAAILEAGVLKGQLSEELYRFPQTLESLREGLRQRLEPVFQGNALGEAPRLRGLYFSGAFRGAASDDDWSLSARDEAPAQLLFTQHLWQSRLLAERGLAQAVPRVLRLRQRSQRLLGAVAGVVGVCWLLGMLWVWHEDSREAQALGQRIQAMQHGQGEGAASSAAPGDSARLRLQAYWALLQGAPRWHYRSLVYPSSWFSGFDGQMDELLRDLTRREVLAPLQQAQAADLVRLRAIRSSERRANVQSDSPEQWPNFVAARELAGGVLAFEQRNRWYNELRTGTSKNPLESIAKLGEQAYGLTLEPGALRNAGYLQSVLGQGIPEAPAPVDPGPRDGPLARNFDDLMNLWLDQFFLSDNFVRPAGFLRLHLNELKARQGNSLEELEETAAQIDALRNMVALTNAAWSHGNAQEIVPGYRALLDDVRQSYLLGPTAEAAVTSQASKLQRAFHDQWIAAAGSRDNLLQLQPGGTLALQDHVVALGSAIESLMRQDFAGTALRQQAQDADPRRLGNLDAHALNAALAYYDSYRKYSEQEQARIPAEYRDALAESTAAAAAGAMWSSLTQSVPSNGAAAQITFDVPLEPAEQVRQALETLQRNDLANALDIHLTRGALADVDTVLKSIDALPLFRVRSEPSGWDGSRNFGLQLYRSTDTQDLKRNLAQQFETMLALSEDHAPALTWLRDRGNLGFADQDKVRRFADLSDELTKYKAQNPTSSPMLLDQLVTRDFVEMDAASCANILRTSALVPGQGDVARFTRGLHSQAQQRCLELQQKDAAAAWSAIADYFNQYLANRFPFAYSLQAEDADPARVQHLVELLDQNLARAQEGLKLSQSVDRAAAADFLQRLQLARAWMGPLFQRDKGGAQGVDLDVRWRTDREAERGADQVIAWTLYAADRPLSFPGGDGQRLHWNVGEPVKVLLRWAKDSPQRPDIDPQQASMAVADLEVGWEYAGPWALIRMLRSHLILQRQPSADYTDFPLALQVPIRAPNSHEPEARMFLRVSLMTQDAKQPLSVQPLPVRAPRTPFSGMGVATVAGTQELP from the coding sequence GTGAGCGGCTGGCTGGTACTGGCGCTGCTCTTGCTGCTGCTGGTGCTGCTGGCAGCGGGGGGCTTTCTCTGGCTGCGCAGCAAAGGCGGCGAGGCGGTTCGCGCGTTCTACCTGACCGTACGGCAGATGGAGCAGGACCAGGACGTCGCCGATCGCTACGACGTGCCCTGGTTCCTCCTGCTGGGCGATCCCTTGTTGGGTGAGCGCCTGGCTACCGACTGGAGCCTGACACCCGCTGGCCGGCCGGCCTGGTTCGGCCGCTGGTGGGCCGATCAGGATGGCGCCGTGCTGGCGGTGCCGCAGGGGCTGTTCCTGCCGGAAGAGGGCGCGCCATCGTCACTGCAACCCTGGCGGCGGTTGCTTAGCCTGCTGTTGCGCCTGCGCCCACGTCGCCCGCTGGACGGGGTGATCTGGGCCGTGCCGGCGGAGCGCCTGCTGGACCCGGCCAGCCTGGCCCAGGAGAGCATCCAGCTGCGCCGGCGTTTCAATGACCTGCTGCAACGGCTGGGGCTGAGCCTGCCGGTCTACATGGTCGTCACCGGTTTGGAGGAACTCGGCGGATTCGCCGAACTGCGTGCCGCGCTGCCGGTTGAGGTTCGCGAGCGGCCGCTGGGCTGGGCCTCGCCCCTGCAGGCGGATGCGGCCTGGCAGGGCGAACATCTGGAGCGAGGCTTCGACCAGGTGCTGCAGGCCTTGCAGGCGGCAATTCTCGAAGCCGGCGTGCTGAAAGGACAGTTGAGCGAGGAGCTGTATCGCTTCCCGCAGACGCTGGAGAGCCTGCGCGAAGGATTAAGGCAACGCTTGGAGCCGGTCTTCCAGGGCAATGCGCTAGGTGAGGCACCGCGCCTGCGGGGTCTGTATTTCAGCGGCGCGTTCCGGGGGGCGGCCAGTGACGATGATTGGTCGCTCTCGGCTCGGGACGAGGCCCCCGCCCAGTTGCTGTTCACCCAGCACCTCTGGCAATCGCGCCTGCTGGCCGAGCGCGGGCTGGCGCAGGCGGTGCCACGGGTGCTGCGCCTGCGCCAGCGTTCGCAGCGTCTGCTGGGCGCCGTCGCCGGTGTCGTCGGGGTCTGCTGGCTGCTGGGGATGCTCTGGGTCTGGCACGAGGATTCGCGCGAGGCGCAAGCCCTGGGCCAGCGTATCCAGGCCATGCAGCACGGGCAGGGCGAAGGCGCGGCGAGCTCTGCGGCGCCGGGCGATAGCGCACGGCTTCGCCTGCAAGCCTACTGGGCACTGCTGCAGGGGGCGCCGCGCTGGCATTACCGGTCCCTGGTGTACCCCAGCTCCTGGTTCTCCGGCTTCGACGGCCAGATGGACGAACTGCTCAGGGACCTGACCCGGCGCGAAGTGCTGGCACCCCTGCAGCAGGCGCAAGCGGCTGACCTGGTTCGGCTGCGCGCCATCCGCAGCAGCGAGCGTCGCGCCAACGTGCAGAGCGACAGCCCGGAACAATGGCCCAATTTCGTCGCCGCCCGGGAGCTGGCTGGCGGTGTCCTGGCGTTCGAACAGCGCAACCGCTGGTACAACGAGCTACGCACCGGCACCTCGAAAAATCCCCTGGAAAGCATCGCCAAGCTGGGGGAGCAAGCTTACGGCCTGACGCTCGAACCGGGCGCGCTGCGCAACGCCGGCTACCTGCAGTCGGTACTCGGCCAGGGCATTCCCGAGGCTCCGGCGCCGGTCGATCCCGGCCCGCGGGATGGTCCGCTGGCGCGCAATTTCGACGACCTGATGAACCTCTGGCTCGACCAGTTCTTCCTCTCCGATAACTTCGTACGCCCGGCCGGCTTCCTGCGTCTGCACCTGAACGAACTCAAGGCGCGACAAGGCAACAGCCTGGAGGAGCTGGAGGAAACCGCCGCGCAGATCGATGCCCTGCGCAATATGGTGGCCCTGACCAACGCCGCCTGGAGCCATGGCAATGCCCAGGAGATAGTTCCCGGCTACCGTGCGTTGCTGGATGACGTGCGCCAGTCCTACCTGCTCGGACCCACTGCGGAAGCGGCGGTGACCAGTCAGGCGAGCAAGCTGCAGCGTGCCTTCCATGACCAGTGGATTGCCGCCGCCGGCTCCCGCGACAACCTGCTGCAACTGCAACCCGGCGGAACCCTGGCCTTGCAGGATCACGTGGTGGCACTGGGCAGCGCCATCGAATCGCTGATGCGCCAGGATTTCGCCGGTACCGCCCTGCGCCAGCAGGCGCAGGATGCCGATCCGCGGCGTCTGGGCAACCTCGACGCCCACGCGCTGAATGCCGCGCTGGCGTACTACGACAGCTATCGCAAGTACAGCGAGCAGGAGCAGGCGCGGATACCGGCCGAATACCGTGACGCACTCGCCGAAAGTACCGCCGCCGCCGCGGCCGGCGCCATGTGGAGCAGCCTGACCCAGTCCGTGCCATCGAACGGGGCTGCTGCGCAAATCACCTTCGACGTCCCGCTGGAGCCGGCGGAGCAGGTGCGCCAGGCCCTGGAAACCCTGCAGCGCAATGATCTGGCCAATGCGCTGGACATCCACCTCACCCGTGGTGCGCTGGCCGACGTCGACACCGTGCTGAAGTCGATCGACGCCTTGCCCTTGTTCCGCGTGCGTTCGGAGCCCTCCGGCTGGGACGGCTCGCGCAATTTCGGCCTGCAGCTCTATCGCTCCACCGACACCCAGGATCTCAAGCGCAACCTGGCCCAGCAGTTCGAGACCATGCTCGCCCTGAGCGAGGACCACGCGCCCGCACTGACCTGGCTGAGGGACCGGGGCAACCTCGGCTTCGCCGACCAGGACAAGGTGCGGCGCTTCGCCGACCTCAGCGATGAGCTGACCAAGTACAAGGCACAGAACCCGACGAGCTCGCCCATGCTGCTGGACCAGTTGGTCACCCGCGACTTCGTGGAAATGGACGCGGCAAGTTGCGCCAATATCCTGCGCACCTCGGCGCTGGTCCCCGGGCAGGGCGACGTGGCGCGGTTCACTCGCGGCTTGCACAGCCAGGCGCAGCAGCGTTGCCTGGAGTTGCAGCAGAAGGATGCCGCCGCGGCCTGGTCCGCCATTGCCGACTATTTCAACCAGTATCTGGCCAATCGTTTCCCCTTCGCCTACAGCCTGCAGGCCGAAGACGCGGACCCGGCACGGGTGCAGCACCTGGTCGAGCTGCTCGACCAGAACCTCGCGCGGGCGCAGGAGGGCCTGAAACTCAGCCAGTCGGTGGATCGCGCTGCCGCAGCGGATTTCCTCCAGCGCCTGCAACTGGCCCGGGCCTGGATGGGCCCGCTGTTCCAGCGCGACAAGGGCGGGGCGCAGGGCGTCGATCTCGACGTGCGCTGGCGCACCGACCGTGAAGCCGAGCGCGGCGCTGACCAGGTCATCGCCTGGACGCTCTATGCGGCCGACCGGCCGCTGAGCTTCCCGGGTGGCGATGGCCAGCGCCTGCACTGGAATGTCGGCGAGCCGGTGAAGGTGCTGTTGCGCTGGGCCAAGGACAGCCCGCAGCGGCCGGACATCGACCCGCAGCAGGCAAGCATGGCGGTGGCCGACCTGGAAGTGGGTTGGGAGTACGCTGGCCCCTGGGCGCTGATACGCATGCTGCGCTCGCACCTGATCCTGCAACGCCAGCCCAGCGCCGACTACACCGACTTCCCGCTGGCGCTGCAGGTGCCTATCCGCGCCCCCAACAGCCACGAGCCCGAGGCACGGATGTTCCTGCGCGTCTCCCTGATGACCCAGGACGCCAAGCAGCCGCTGTCGGTCCAGCCGCTTCCCGTACGTGCGCCGCGCACGCCCTTCAGCGGTATGGGTGTCGCGACCGTTGCCGGCACCCAGGAGTTGCCATGA
- the tssC gene encoding type VI secretion system contractile sheath large subunit encodes MAKPSSAAAQGAEGSTQTLDLLDRIIADGRMAHDDSQQEYARDMLAEFATQVLDEGMTVSKDTVAMINERIGRIDELISAQLNQILHHPEVQQLESSWRGLHQLVQNSETGTRLKLRLLNVSQQDLQNDLEKAVEFDQSALFKKIYEEEYGTFGGHPFSLLVGDYSFGRHPQDIALLEKLSNVAAAAHAPFVAAASPRLFDMGSFTELAVPRDLSKVFESLELIKWRSFRESEDSRYVSLALPRYLVRLPYGPETLPVEGMNFIEDVDGTDHAKYLWGNAAWVLAQRITEAFSKYGWCAAIRGSEGGGAVEGLPAHTFRTQAGDLSLKCPTEVAITDRREKELNDLGFIALCHKKNTDLAVFFGGQSTNKPRQYNTNEANANARLSAMLPYVLAASRFAHYLKVIMRDKVGSFMTRDNVQTYLNNWIADYVLINDNAPQEIKAQYPLREARVDVSEVAGKPGVYRATVFLRPHFQLEELTASIRLVASLPPPVAA; translated from the coding sequence ATGGCCAAACCCAGCTCCGCCGCGGCGCAAGGCGCCGAAGGCAGCACCCAGACCCTCGACCTGCTCGATCGCATCATCGCCGACGGCCGCATGGCCCACGACGACAGCCAGCAGGAATACGCCCGCGACATGCTCGCGGAGTTCGCCACCCAGGTCCTCGACGAAGGCATGACCGTCAGCAAGGACACCGTGGCCATGATCAACGAGCGCATCGGTCGCATCGACGAACTGATCAGCGCCCAGCTCAACCAGATCCTGCACCACCCCGAGGTGCAGCAGCTCGAATCCTCCTGGCGCGGTCTGCACCAGTTGGTGCAGAACAGCGAGACCGGCACGCGCCTCAAGCTGCGCCTGCTCAACGTCAGCCAGCAGGACCTGCAGAACGACCTGGAGAAGGCCGTCGAGTTCGACCAAAGCGCACTGTTCAAGAAGATCTACGAAGAGGAGTACGGCACCTTTGGCGGGCACCCCTTCAGCCTGCTGGTGGGCGACTACTCCTTTGGCCGTCACCCGCAGGACATCGCCCTGCTGGAAAAACTCTCCAACGTCGCCGCGGCAGCCCACGCGCCCTTCGTCGCCGCGGCCAGCCCGCGCCTGTTCGACATGGGCAGCTTCACCGAACTGGCGGTGCCCCGCGACCTGAGCAAGGTGTTCGAGAGCCTGGAGCTGATCAAGTGGCGCTCCTTCCGCGAGAGCGAGGATTCCCGCTACGTTTCCCTGGCCCTGCCGCGCTACCTGGTACGCCTGCCGTACGGCCCGGAAACCCTGCCGGTGGAAGGGATGAACTTCATCGAGGACGTGGACGGCACCGACCACGCCAAGTACCTCTGGGGCAACGCCGCGTGGGTCCTGGCCCAGCGCATCACCGAAGCCTTCAGCAAGTACGGCTGGTGCGCGGCGATCCGCGGCAGCGAAGGCGGCGGCGCCGTCGAAGGCCTGCCGGCGCATACCTTCCGCACCCAGGCAGGCGACCTGTCGCTCAAGTGTCCCACCGAAGTGGCGATCACCGACCGCCGCGAGAAAGAGCTCAACGACCTGGGCTTCATCGCCTTGTGCCACAAGAAGAACACCGACCTCGCCGTGTTCTTCGGCGGCCAGTCCACCAACAAGCCGCGCCAGTACAACACCAACGAAGCCAACGCCAACGCGCGGCTCTCGGCGATGCTGCCGTACGTGCTCGCAGCCTCGCGCTTCGCCCACTACCTGAAGGTAATCATGCGCGACAAGGTGGGCAGCTTCATGACCCGCGACAACGTGCAGACCTACCTCAACAACTGGATCGCCGACTACGTGCTGATCAACGACAACGCCCCGCAGGAGATCAAGGCGCAGTACCCACTGCGCGAGGCACGCGTGGATGTCAGCGAGGTTGCCGGCAAGCCCGGAGTCTACCGCGCCACGGTGTTCCTGCGGCCGCACTTCCAGTTGGAAGAGCTGACCGCCTCGATCCGCCTGGTGGCCAGCCTGCCACCGCCGGTCGCCGCCTGA
- a CDS encoding DotU/TssL family secretion system protein yields the protein MPEGNQAIYPPSFGEAPLSQAFQVAWLDWRQRWEDLRESTGEQDVVIERVSEEAQAVVRRLWRSAFSSVGEAAGEQVKSMVYAFVALLDESLLFDPWSGQTAWQERPLESRLYGTRNAGERVPQAIHRLLETRAPGTRDLANVYLQCLLLGFHGRLRGPKGEALHEKWRHALFAHAWQRDAEVQALLDTLARPASAAALRLPLRRTLPDGLRLMLMVAAGALLLIILGHGLWSDLRGELTPLLDLACVATVSELAG from the coding sequence ATGCCCGAAGGGAATCAGGCGATCTACCCCCCATCGTTCGGCGAAGCCCCCTTGAGCCAGGCCTTCCAGGTCGCCTGGCTGGATTGGCGGCAGCGCTGGGAGGACCTGCGGGAGTCGACCGGCGAGCAGGACGTGGTGATCGAGCGGGTTTCCGAGGAGGCCCAGGCGGTAGTTCGCCGTCTGTGGCGCAGCGCCTTCAGTAGCGTCGGCGAGGCGGCCGGCGAGCAGGTCAAGAGCATGGTCTACGCCTTCGTCGCGCTGCTCGACGAAAGCCTGCTGTTCGATCCCTGGAGCGGTCAGACGGCCTGGCAGGAGCGGCCGCTTGAATCCCGCCTTTACGGCACGCGCAATGCCGGGGAGCGCGTTCCCCAGGCCATCCACCGTTTGCTGGAAACGCGCGCGCCGGGCACGCGCGACCTCGCCAATGTTTACCTGCAATGCCTGCTGCTGGGGTTCCACGGACGGCTGCGCGGCCCGAAGGGCGAAGCCCTGCATGAGAAGTGGCGGCACGCGCTGTTCGCCCATGCCTGGCAGCGCGATGCCGAAGTCCAGGCGCTGCTGGATACCCTGGCGCGCCCGGCAAGCGCCGCGGCCCTGCGCCTGCCGTTGCGCCGCACCTTGCCCGATGGCTTGCGGCTGATGCTGATGGTGGCTGCCGGCGCCTTGCTCCTCATCATCCTCGGGCATGGGTTGTGGAGCGACCTTCGCGGTGAACTGACGCCGCTGCTGGACCTGGCCTGTGTGGCCACTGTCTCGGAGCTGGCGGGGTGA
- the tssA gene encoding type VI secretion system protein TssA: protein MISEQALQALLQPLSGDAPCGESLRYDPLMDRLRELRREEDTQLPTGVWQAEPKRADWVALAALAEELLLRRSKDLTIAAYLGEAWIVMEGPSGLAAALGLLADLCDAYPEQLHPQAADGDQEWRAAPVAWLARRYTELLLTRVPLCSGWPQTTLHGWQELQRRQVQVSDNKTDKVAAENARQEQKRLDESVRSGAVNGWAATLAQLEVAAGHLQRLDAWCDRQLGDAAPSLHQLAASMDAFVNVIQGCKAMAPQEFAPVAVSETHAEPASVAAEAPAPLPAGGPPQSREEAYRQLTAIAEYLARTEPHSPVPYIIRRAVEWGAMPLSALMDELVHADPEARRVWVMLGVLR, encoded by the coding sequence ATGATTTCAGAGCAGGCGCTACAGGCGCTGTTGCAACCTTTGTCGGGTGATGCACCGTGCGGCGAATCGCTGCGCTACGACCCCTTGATGGACCGCTTGCGCGAGCTGCGTCGCGAGGAAGATACGCAACTGCCGACCGGGGTCTGGCAGGCCGAGCCCAAACGCGCCGACTGGGTAGCGCTGGCAGCTCTGGCCGAAGAGCTGTTGCTGCGACGCAGCAAGGACCTGACCATCGCCGCTTACCTGGGCGAGGCTTGGATCGTCATGGAGGGGCCGTCCGGCCTCGCTGCCGCACTCGGCTTGCTGGCCGATCTCTGTGACGCCTACCCCGAGCAACTGCACCCGCAGGCCGCCGATGGTGATCAGGAGTGGCGCGCTGCACCGGTGGCGTGGCTGGCCCGCCGCTACACCGAACTGTTGCTCACCCGCGTGCCGCTATGCAGCGGCTGGCCGCAGACCACCCTGCATGGCTGGCAGGAGCTGCAGCGAAGACAGGTTCAGGTCAGCGACAACAAGACCGACAAGGTGGCGGCGGAAAACGCACGGCAGGAACAGAAGCGACTGGATGAGTCGGTTCGCAGCGGTGCGGTGAACGGCTGGGCTGCCACACTGGCCCAACTGGAAGTGGCGGCCGGGCACCTCCAGCGGCTGGACGCCTGGTGCGATCGCCAACTCGGCGATGCAGCGCCGAGCCTGCATCAACTCGCTGCGTCCATGGACGCCTTCGTCAACGTCATTCAGGGATGCAAGGCCATGGCACCACAAGAGTTCGCACCCGTTGCCGTGTCGGAAACCCACGCGGAGCCCGCATCCGTCGCGGCAGAAGCTCCGGCTCCGTTGCCCGCCGGCGGTCCTCCGCAGAGCCGTGAAGAGGCCTACCGTCAGCTCACCGCCATTGCGGAGTACCTGGCGCGCACCGAACCCCACAGCCCGGTACCGTACATCATTCGCCGTGCCGTGGAGTGGGGCGCCATGCCCTTGAGCGCGCTGATGGACGAACTCGTCCACGCGGACCCCGAGGCCCGCCGGGTCTGGGTCATGCTGGGGGTGCTGCGTTGA
- a CDS encoding antibiotic biosynthesis monooxygenase, which yields MHDAVTLLIRHQVAPQYQSDYEAWIRDISNASRQYPGHMGVAIIRPHGTQAPYSLVLRFDTHEHLRDWIESPTRQRLLERARPWLQSIEEGEIETGLEFWFTPSRLAPLHARPFKQFLITLSAIYPLTQLLHWILHPLQNWIAPLREPWLFGLLVAAVLVFLMVYLVMPRYTRLAAKWLFS from the coding sequence ATGCATGACGCCGTGACCCTGCTCATCCGCCACCAGGTGGCGCCGCAATACCAGAGCGACTACGAAGCCTGGATCCGCGACATCTCCAACGCCTCCCGCCAGTATCCCGGACATATGGGCGTGGCGATCATTCGCCCACACGGCACGCAGGCCCCCTATTCCCTGGTTCTGCGTTTCGACACCCACGAGCACCTGAGGGACTGGATCGAATCTCCCACCCGCCAGCGATTGCTGGAGCGCGCGCGGCCGTGGCTGCAGTCCATCGAGGAAGGCGAGATCGAGACGGGCCTGGAGTTCTGGTTCACACCTTCTCGACTGGCGCCGCTGCACGCCAGGCCATTCAAGCAGTTCCTGATAACCCTGTCGGCCATCTACCCGCTGACCCAACTGCTGCACTGGATATTGCATCCGTTGCAGAACTGGATCGCTCCGCTGCGGGAACCCTGGCTGTTCGGCCTGCTGGTCGCGGCGGTGCTGGTTTTCCTGATGGTCTATCTCGTGATGCCCAGATATACGCGGCTAGCCGCAAAGTGGCTGTTCAGTTGA
- the tssB gene encoding type VI secretion system contractile sheath small subunit, translating to MAESTQHKLDRVRPPRVQITYDVEIGNAIEKKELPLVVGILADLSGKPVTPLPKLGERRFTEIDRDNFNDVLSSIGPRVALQVDNTLSNDGSRLNVELNFKHIDDFDPVSIVNQVVPLRRLFEARQRLRDLLTKLDGNDELDQLLQDVVSNTEGLQEIRATHPVTADAGTANDTAQAAADEGEAPAEPQA from the coding sequence ATGGCAGAAAGCACGCAGCACAAACTGGACCGGGTGCGCCCTCCCCGGGTCCAGATCACCTACGACGTGGAAATCGGTAACGCCATCGAGAAGAAGGAGCTGCCGCTTGTCGTGGGCATCCTCGCCGACCTCTCGGGCAAGCCGGTCACTCCCCTGCCCAAGCTTGGCGAGCGCCGCTTCACCGAGATCGATCGCGACAATTTCAACGACGTGCTCTCATCCATCGGACCGCGCGTGGCGCTGCAGGTCGACAACACCCTGAGCAACGACGGCAGCCGCCTCAACGTCGAGCTGAACTTCAAGCACATCGACGACTTCGACCCGGTGAGTATCGTCAACCAGGTGGTGCCATTGCGCCGACTGTTCGAAGCCCGCCAGCGCCTGCGCGACCTGCTCACCAAGCTCGACGGCAACGATGAGCTGGACCAGTTGCTGCAGGACGTGGTGAGCAACACCGAGGGCCTGCAGGAAATCCGTGCGACCCATCCGGTGACCGCCGACGCCGGCACCGCCAACGACACCGCCCAGGCCGCCGCCGACGAAGGCGAAGCGCCCGCCGAACCACAAGCCTGA
- the tssK gene encoding type VI secretion system baseplate subunit TssK: MRVLPDAVCWHEGMQLLPQHFQLQGLRAEVLSARLAHAANPWFWGLEHLELDPSALSTGVVRVLALEAILPDGLPVSLGQGDTLVIDATAAIAASPDASITLYLALSPLARGGQVLPLKGRLQSSSGPAVPDLASGENPEPIVVWRPALRLVTEAQRADSVCLPLLRIGKDAGGFVCLPYVAPTPRIAPASMLGQALVALCAHAREKCVFLAGRLRQAQQAENTEDSQEIRRQLAALWARLPELEAALYSGAASPAQLHGLLCGMAGSWSVLDPLGGVPAFPTFDFNELLRTFNPVIEWLEVTLGRVRAGYRSLAFERTGNDFSLALPDLRSPVQRLVIGLRMPPGCGEDQAHEWLSRCIVASEASLAILGRQRMSGLEHLPMSRAEQIAYSVGEDTHLFVVQAEGDWFDPAQRLCLRAAAQGSGSGGSPWQVVLFIVDGAGGA; encoded by the coding sequence GTGAGAGTTCTGCCTGACGCAGTTTGTTGGCACGAAGGGATGCAACTGCTTCCCCAGCACTTCCAGCTCCAGGGACTGCGCGCCGAAGTGTTGTCCGCGCGCCTGGCCCATGCGGCCAACCCCTGGTTCTGGGGGCTCGAGCACCTGGAGCTGGACCCTTCCGCCCTGAGTACCGGCGTGGTGCGTGTCCTCGCGCTGGAGGCGATCCTGCCCGATGGCTTGCCGGTCAGCCTCGGCCAGGGCGATACCCTGGTCATCGACGCCACGGCCGCCATCGCCGCCTCTCCGGATGCCAGCATCACCCTATACCTCGCGCTCAGCCCGCTCGCCCGTGGCGGCCAGGTGCTGCCGCTCAAGGGGCGCCTGCAATCCTCCAGCGGGCCGGCCGTTCCGGATCTGGCCAGCGGCGAAAATCCCGAACCCATCGTCGTTTGGCGCCCGGCATTGCGCCTGGTGACCGAGGCGCAACGTGCCGATTCGGTATGCCTGCCGCTGTTGCGCATCGGCAAGGATGCCGGCGGCTTCGTTTGCCTGCCCTACGTGGCGCCCACGCCGCGAATCGCTCCAGCCTCGATGCTGGGGCAGGCGCTGGTGGCGCTGTGCGCCCATGCGCGGGAAAAATGCGTGTTCCTCGCGGGTCGCCTGCGCCAGGCGCAGCAAGCGGAGAATACCGAGGACAGCCAGGAAATCCGCCGCCAGTTGGCGGCGCTCTGGGCGCGCCTGCCGGAGCTGGAGGCAGCGCTGTACAGCGGCGCGGCGAGCCCGGCGCAGTTGCATGGTCTGCTGTGCGGCATGGCCGGCAGCTGGAGCGTGCTTGATCCGCTGGGCGGTGTGCCGGCCTTCCCGACCTTCGATTTCAACGAACTGCTGCGCACCTTCAATCCCGTGATCGAGTGGCTGGAAGTCACCCTCGGGCGAGTGCGCGCCGGGTACCGCAGCCTGGCCTTCGAGCGCACGGGTAATGACTTCAGCCTGGCCTTGCCGGACCTTCGTTCGCCGGTCCAGCGCCTGGTCATCGGCCTGCGCATGCCGCCGGGCTGCGGTGAGGACCAGGCGCACGAATGGTTGTCGCGCTGCATCGTCGCTTCCGAAGCGAGCCTGGCGATACTGGGCCGGCAGCGCATGTCGGGGCTCGAACACCTGCCCATGAGCCGCGCCGAACAGATCGCCTACAGCGTGGGTGAGGACACCCACCTGTTCGTCGTGCAGGCCGAGGGCGACTGGTTCGATCCCGCGCAGCGCCTGTGCCTGCGGGCGGCTGCCCAGGGTAGCGGCAGTGGTGGCAGTCCATGGCAGGTGGTGCTGTTCATCGTGGACGGCGCCGGCGGCGCCTGA